The Chiloscyllium plagiosum isolate BGI_BamShark_2017 chromosome 20, ASM401019v2, whole genome shotgun sequence genome has a window encoding:
- the LOC122559941 gene encoding proline-rich extensin-like protein EPR1 translates to MFRPSRPAPSRPARAQPAQHTLNSHPARTPPPVLTPPPVLTPPPALTPPPALTPPPALTPPPALTPPPALTPPPALTPPPALTPPPALTPPPALTPPPALTPPPALTPPPALTPPPALTPPPALTPPPALTPPPALTPPPALTPPPALTPPPALTPPPALTPPPALTPPPALTPPPALTPPPALTPPPALTPPPALTPPPALTPPPALTPPPALTPPPALTPPPALTPPPALTPPPALTPPPALTPPPALTPPPALTPPPALTPPPALTPPPALTPPPALTPPPALTPPPALTPPPALTPPPALTPPPALTPPPALTPPPALTPPPALTPPPALTPPPALTPPPALTPPPALTPPPALTPPPALTPPPALTPPPALTPPPALTPPPALTPPPALTPPPALTPPPALTPPPALTPPPALTPPPALTPPPALTPPPALTPPPALTPPPALTPPPALTPPPALTPPPALTPPPALTPPPALTPPPALTPPPALTPPPALTPPPALTPPPALTPPPALTPPPALTPPPALTPPPALTPPPALTPPPPLTPPPALTPPPALTPPPALTPPPALTPPPALTPPVVMHRGKR, encoded by the exons ATGTTCCGCCCCTCGCGCCCCGCCCCTTCTCGGCCGGCCCGAGCACAGCCTGCG caacacactcttaactctCATCCTGCCCGGACCCCGCCTCCTGTCCTGACCCCGCCTCCTGTCCTGACTCCGCCTCCTGCCTTGACCCCGCCTCCTGCCCTGACCCCGCCTCCTGCCCTGACCCCGCCTCCTGCCCTGACCCCGCCTCCTGCCCTGACCCCGCCTCCTGCCCTGACCCCGCCTCCTGCCCTGACCCCGCCTCCTGCCCTGACCCCGCCTCCTGCCCTGACCCCGCCTCCTGCCCTGACCCCGCCTCCTGCCCTGACCCCGCCTCCTGCCCTGACCCCGCCTCCTGCCCTGACCCCGCCTCCTGCCCTGACCCCGCCTCCTGCCCTGACCCCGCCTCCTGCCCTGACCCCGCCTCCTGCCCTGACCCCGCCTCCTGCCCTGACCCCGCCTCCTGCCCTGACCCCGCCTCCTGCCCTGACCCCGCCTCCTGCCCTGACCCCGCCTCCTGCCCTGACCCCGCCTCCTGCCCTGACCCCGCCTCCTGCCCTGACCCCGCCTCCTGCCCTGACCCCGCCTCCTGCCCTGACCCCGCCTCCTGCCCTGACCCCGCCTCCTGCCCTGACCCCGCCTCCTGCCCTGACCCCGCCTCCTGCCCTGACCCCGCCTCCTGCCCTGACCCCGCCTCCTGCCCTGACCCCGCCTCCTGCCCTGACCCCGCCTCCTGCCCTGACCCCGCCTCCTGCCCTGACCCCGCCTCCTGCCCTGACCCCGCCTCCTGCCCTGACCCCGCCTCCTGCCCTGACCCCGCCTCCTGCCCTGACCCCGCCTCCTGCCCTGACCCCGCCTCCTGCCCTGACCCCGCCTCCTGCCCTGACCCCGCCTCCTGCCCTGACCCCGCCTCCTGCCCTGACCCCGCCTCCTGCCCTGACCCCGCCTCCTGCCCTGACCCCGCCTCCTGCCCTGACCCCGCCTCCTGCCCTGACCCCGCCTCCTGCCCTGACCCCGCCTCCTGCCCTGACCCCGCCTCCTGCCCTGACCCCGCCTCCTGCCCTGACCCCGCCTCCTGCCCTGACCCCGCCTCCTGCCCTGACCCCGCCTCCTGCCCTGACCCCGCCTCCTGCCCTGACCCCGCCTCCTGCCCTGACCCCGCCTCCTGCCCTGACCCCGCCTCCTGCCCTGACCCCGCCTCCTGCCCTGACCCCGCCTCCTGCCCTGACCCCGCCTCCTGCCCTGACCCCGCCTCCTGCCCTGACCCCGCCTCCTGCCCTGACCCCGCCTCCTGCCCTGACCCCGCCTCCTGCCCTGACCCCGCCTCCTGCCCTGACCCCGCCTCCTGCCCTGACCCCGCCTCCTGCCCTGACCCCGCCTCCTGCCCTGACCCCGCCTCCTGCCCTGACCCCGCCTCCTGCCCTGACCCCGCCTCCTGCCCTGACCCCGCCTCCTGCCCTGACCCCGCCTCCTGCCCTGACCCCGCCTCCTGCCCTGACCCCGCCTCCTGCCCTGACCCCGCCTCCTGCCCTGACCCCGCCTCCTGCCCTGACCCCGCCTCCTGCCCTGACCCCGCCTCCTGCCCTGACCCCGCCTCCTGCCCTGACCCCGCCTCCTGCCCTGACCCCGCCCCCTCCCCTGACCCCGCCTCCTGCCCTGACCCCGCCTCCTGCCCTGACCCCGCCTCCTGCCCTGACCCCGCCTCCTGCCCTGACCCCGCCTCCTGCCCTGACCCCGCCTGTTGTGATGCACCGGGGGAAGAGGTAA